A genomic region of Rhipicephalus sanguineus isolate Rsan-2018 chromosome 3, BIME_Rsan_1.4, whole genome shotgun sequence contains the following coding sequences:
- the LOC119384803 gene encoding uncharacterized protein LOC119384803, whose translation MANSDQLRKKRGALRTGVTRALTQLTDLLQQTDPDLSEVSVQLDYLKDRESALARLDDAILAVTDEDNLDREVETAQDYSDKMSYASARAKYWLQEGQQATRTHAQASGSGSSNLDLPNSVDAPDQVREQRRLSVLLPRLQIPTFDGNLREWQAFWGHYDATIHQNNELPRIEKFKYLLTYLTGSAKRSIEGIRLAEQNYDLAMKTLTGRYGRRDLINEHVDQLLR comes from the coding sequence ATGGCGAACTCGGACCAGCTGCGCAAGAAGCGTGGTGCGCTGAGGACTGGTGTCACGCGGGCCCTAACCCAGTTAACCGACCTGCTACAGCAAACGGATCCCGACCTCTCGGAAGTTAGCGTGCAACTCGACTACCTGAAGGACAGGGAATCAGCATTAGCAAGACTGGACGACGCAATCCTTGCAGTAACAGATGAAGACAATCTTGACCGCGAAGTCGAAACGGCACAGGATTATAGCGACAAGATGAGCTACGCCTCTGCGCGCGCCAAGTACTGGCTGCAAGAAGGTCAGCAGGCTACAAGGACGCATGCTCAAGCTTCTGGATCCGGATCGAGCAACCTGGACCTTCCGAATTCCGTCGATGCTCCGGACCAGGTGAGAGAGCAGCGTCGGCTATCAGTTCTGCTACCTAGACTACAGATACCTACATTCGACGGCAACCTGCGTGAATGGCAGGCCTTTTGGGGCCATTACGACGCCACGATCCACCAGAATAACGAATTGCCTCGCATCGAAAAGTTCAAGTATTTGCTGACGTACTTGACCGGCAGCGCGAAGCGGTCCATTGAAGGCATCCGGTTAGCCGAGCAGAATTACGACCTCGCAATGAAGACGCTTACGGGTCGCTACGGACGGCGAGATCTCATTAATGAGCACGTGGACCAACTCTTGCGTTGA